The following coding sequences lie in one Apium graveolens cultivar Ventura chromosome 3, ASM990537v1, whole genome shotgun sequence genomic window:
- the LOC141713162 gene encoding protein CUP-SHAPED COTYLEDON 1: protein MSNMEENLPPGFRFHPTDEELITYYLGQKVSDFSFTSRAITDVDLNKSEPWDLPAKASMGEKEWYFFSLRDRKYPTGLRTNRATEAGYWKTTGKDKEIYHGGSSVLVGMKKTLVFYRGRAPKGEKTNWVMHEYRLESKQAFKPTKEEWVVCRIFQKTSAVKKPQQTASSPQSLDSPNCDTNINMNEFGDFDHLPNLNNVGNSSTQLINSSNNNILCDTDLTNISNITSWNAACEAASSLLPSLSWPSSLLNSNLSMNSLLLKALQLRSYQARESINTSTSMDNTAFMPQGLMPAYGNEQLFSSNLAASTFTGRALDNSVQQQEQPFNLDSVW from the exons ATGAGTAATATGGAGGAAAATCTTCCTCCCGGATTCAGGTTTCATCCAACAGATGAAGAACTCATTACATATTATTTAGGTCAGAAGGTTTCGGATTTTAGTTTTACTTCAAGAGCAATTACAGATGTTGATCTCAACAAGTCTGAACCTTGGGATCTTCCAG CAAAAGCTTCAATGGGAGAAAAGGAATGGTATTTTTTCAGCTTAAGGGATAGAAAATACCCAACTGGGCTGCGAACAAATCGGGCTACCGAGGCGGGGTACTGGAAAACAACAGGGAAAGACAAGGAGATATATCATGGAGGTTCATCAGTGTTGGTTGGCATGAAGAAAACTCTGGTCTTTTATAGGGGAAGAGCTCCCAAGGGCGAGAAAACCAACTGGGTGATGCATGAATACAGACTCGAAAGCAAGCAGGCCTTTAAACCCACCAAG GAAGAATGGGTGGTGTGTAGGATCTTCCAAAAGACCTCAGCAGTGAAGAAACCACAACAAACAGCATCTTCACCACAATCTCTAGATTCACCCAATTGCGATACCAACATAAATATGAATGAATTCGGAGATTTTGATCACTTACCCAACCTAAACAATGTTGGAAATTCCTCAACTCAACTTATTAACAGCAGCAATAACAACATCCTCTGCGACACTGACCTCACCAACATTTCTAATATCACCTCGTGGAATGCAGCATGTGAAGCAGCTAGTAGCCTGCTTCCATCACTCTCGTGGCCTTCAAGCTTGTTAAACTCAAACCTATCAATGAACTCATTGCTTCTTAAGGCATTACAGTTAAGGAGTTATCAGGCAAGAGAAAGTATTAATACAAGTACTAGCATGGACAATACAGCATTTATGCCACAAGGACTAATGCCTGCTTATGGAAATGAGCAACTTTTTTCATCTAATTTGGCAGCTTCTACTTTTACGGGTAGGGCTTTAGATAATTCTGTGCAGCAGCAGGAGCAACCATTTAATTTGGACTCCGTTTGGTGA